In a genomic window of Streptococcus oralis:
- the fabF gene encoding beta-ketoacyl-ACP synthase II encodes MKLNRVVVTGYGLTSPIGNTPEEFWNSLQTGKIGIGEITKFDHSEFAVHNAAEIQDFPFDKYFVKKDTNRFDNYSLYALYAAQEAVTNANLDVEAIDKDRFGVIVASGIGGIKEIEDQVIRLHEKGPKRVKPMTLPKALPNMASGNVAMRFGANGICKSINTACASSNDAIGDAFRSIKFGFQDVMLVGGSESSITPFAIAGFQALTALSTTEDPTRASIPFDKDRNGFVMGEGSGMLVLESLEHAEKRGATILAEVVGYGNTCDAYHMTSPHPEGQGAIKAMKLALEEAEISPEQVAYVNAHGTSTPANEKGESGAIVAVLGKEVPVSSTKSFTGHLLGAAGAVEAIATIEAMRHNYVPMTAGTSELSDYIEANVVYGQGLEQEIPYAISNTFGFGGHNAVLAFKRWENK; translated from the coding sequence ATGAAACTAAATCGAGTTGTAGTAACAGGTTACGGATTGACCTCTCCTATCGGAAATACTCCAGAAGAATTTTGGAACAGTTTGCAAACTGGGAAGATTGGAATTGGAGAAATCACTAAGTTTGATCATAGTGAATTTGCCGTACACAATGCGGCTGAAATTCAAGATTTCCCATTTGATAAATACTTTGTCAAAAAAGATACCAACCGTTTTGACAACTATTCTTTGTATGCCTTGTATGCGGCTCAAGAAGCGGTGACAAATGCAAATCTTGATGTAGAAGCAATCGATAAAGATCGTTTTGGTGTCATCGTTGCTTCCGGTATCGGAGGTATCAAAGAAATCGAAGATCAGGTTATCCGTCTTCATGAAAAAGGTCCAAAACGCGTTAAACCAATGACACTTCCAAAAGCCTTGCCAAATATGGCTTCAGGAAATGTTGCCATGCGCTTCGGAGCAAACGGTATCTGTAAATCAATCAATACAGCCTGCGCCTCATCAAATGATGCCATCGGAGATGCCTTCCGTTCTATCAAGTTTGGTTTCCAAGATGTCATGTTAGTTGGTGGCTCAGAATCATCTATCACTCCTTTTGCTATAGCCGGTTTCCAAGCTTTGACCGCCCTATCAACTACAGAAGATCCAACTCGTGCTTCTATCCCATTTGACAAAGATCGTAACGGATTTGTGATGGGAGAAGGTTCAGGAATGTTGGTTCTTGAAAGCCTTGAACATGCTGAAAAACGTGGGGCGACCATCTTGGCTGAAGTAGTTGGCTATGGTAATACCTGTGATGCTTACCATATGACTTCACCTCATCCAGAAGGTCAAGGTGCGATTAAGGCTATGAAGTTGGCTTTGGAAGAAGCAGAAATTTCTCCAGAGCAAGTAGCTTACGTCAATGCCCACGGAACTTCAACTCCTGCAAATGAAAAAGGAGAAAGTGGTGCGATCGTAGCTGTTCTTGGTAAAGAAGTACCTGTATCTTCAACCAAGTCCTTTACAGGACACTTGCTTGGTGCTGCAGGAGCGGTAGAAGCAATTGCTACCATCGAAGCCATGCGTCATAACTATGTACCAATGACAGCTGGAACAAGTGAGTTATCAGACTATATCGAAGCGAATGTCGTTTATGGACAAGGCTTGGAGCAAGAAATCCCTTATGCTATTTCAAACACTTTTGGTTTTGGTGGACACAATGCAGTTCTTGCTTTCAAACGTTGGGAGAATAAATAA
- the fabG gene encoding 3-oxoacyl-[acyl-carrier-protein] reductase, with protein MQLTNKNVFVTGSSRGIGLAIAHKFAQLGANVVLNSRGAISEELLAEFSNYGVKVVPISGDVSDFADAKRMVDQAITELGSVDVLVNNAGITQDTLMLKMTEEDFEKVIKINLTGAFNMTQAVLKQMIKAREGAIINMSSVVGLMGNIGQANYAASKAGLIGFTKSVAREVANRNVRVNALAPGMIESDMTAVLSDKVKEATLAQIPMKQFGQAEHIADATVFLAGQDYLTGQVLAVDGGLSM; from the coding sequence ATGCAACTTACAAACAAAAATGTCTTTGTAACAGGTTCAAGTCGTGGTATCGGACTTGCCATTGCTCACAAATTTGCTCAACTAGGCGCTAATGTAGTTTTGAATAGTCGTGGAGCAATCTCAGAAGAATTGCTGGCTGAGTTTTCAAACTACGGTGTCAAAGTAGTACCGATTTCAGGTGATGTTTCAGACTTTGCAGATGCCAAGCGTATGGTAGATCAAGCGATTACTGAACTCGGTTCTGTCGATGTCTTGGTCAACAATGCTGGGATTACTCAGGATACTCTCATGCTTAAGATGACCGAGGAAGACTTTGAAAAAGTGATTAAGATTAACTTGACAGGTGCTTTCAACATGACGCAAGCAGTCTTGAAACAGATGATCAAGGCACGTGAAGGTGCGATTATCAATATGTCGAGTGTGGTCGGTTTGATGGGAAATATCGGACAAGCCAACTATGCGGCTTCTAAAGCGGGTTTGATTGGGTTTACCAAGTCAGTAGCACGTGAAGTTGCCAATCGTAATGTGCGCGTAAATGCTCTTGCACCAGGAATGATCGAGTCAGATATGACAGCTGTTTTGTCTGATAAGGTCAAGGAAGCGACATTGGCACAAATCCCAATGAAACAGTTCGGTCAAGCAGAACATATCGCAGATGCTACAGTGTTCCTGGCTGGACAGGATTATTTGACTGGACAAGTTCTCGCTGTTGATGGCGGACTTAGCATGTAA
- the fabD gene encoding ACP S-malonyltransferase has translation MTKTAFLFAGQGAQYLGMGRDLYDRYPIVKETIDQASQVLGYDLRDLIDKEETKLNQTRYTQPAILATSVSIYRLLKEKGYQPDMVAGLSLGEYSALVASGALDYEEAVALVAKRGAYMEEAAPAGSGKMVAVLNTPVEVIEEACETASKVGVVTPANYNTPSQIVIGGEVAAVDRAVELLQDAGAKRLIPLNVSGPFHTALLEPASQQLAGALEGVSFSDFTCPLVGNTEAAVMEKGRIQELLTRQVKEPVRFYESIAVMQDAGVTNFIEIGPGKVLSGFVKKIDKTAQLANVEDQASLDALLGN, from the coding sequence ATGACTAAAACAGCCTTTCTATTTGCCGGTCAAGGTGCTCAGTATCTAGGAATGGGGCGTGATCTCTATGATCGCTACCCTATCGTCAAGGAAACAATTGACCAAGCCAGTCAGGTTTTGGGTTATGACCTACGTGACTTGATTGATAAGGAAGAAACCAAGTTAAACCAGACTCGTTATACGCAGCCAGCTATTTTAGCGACTTCGGTTTCTATTTACCGACTATTGAAAGAAAAGGGTTATCAGCCGGATATGGTAGCAGGATTGTCTCTTGGGGAATATTCTGCTCTTGTAGCAAGTGGTGCCTTGGACTACGAAGAGGCAGTTGCCTTGGTTGCTAAGCGTGGTGCTTATATGGAAGAGGCTGCACCTGCAGGCTCTGGGAAGATGGTTGCCGTCCTTAATACTCCAGTTGAAGTGATTGAGGAAGCTTGTGAAACAGCCTCTAAAGTTGGAGTAGTGACTCCAGCTAACTACAACACCCCAAGCCAAATCGTTATCGGTGGTGAGGTGGCTGCGGTTGACCGCGCAGTTGAACTCTTGCAGGATGCAGGAGCAAAACGATTGATTCCTTTAAATGTATCTGGTCCTTTCCATACAGCTCTTCTTGAGCCAGCCAGTCAGCAACTAGCTGGAGCTCTTGAAGGAGTGAGTTTCTCTGATTTTACTTGCCCACTAGTTGGCAATACGGAAGCTGCTGTTATGGAAAAAGGTCGAATCCAAGAGCTTTTGACGCGTCAGGTCAAAGAACCTGTTCGTTTTTATGAAAGTATTGCTGTGATGCAGGATGCTGGGGTAACCAACTTTATTGAAATTGGTCCGGGTAAGGTCCTATCAGGCTTTGTCAAAAAAATCGATAAAACAGCTCAGCTAGCTAACGTTGAAGACCAAGCAAGCTTGGATGCTTTGTTAGGAAACTAA
- the fabK gene encoding enoyl-[acyl-carrier-protein] reductase FabK, producing MKTRITELLNIDYPIFQGGMAWVADGDLAGAVSKAGGLGIIGGGNAPKEVVKANIDKIKSLTDKPFGVNIMLLSPFVEDIVDLVIEEGVKVVTTGAGNPSKYMTRFHDAGITVIPVVPSVALAKRMEKIGADAVIAEGMEAGGHIGKLTTMTLVRQVAAAVSIPVIAAGGIADGEGVAAGFMLGAEAVQVGTRFVVAKESNAHPKYKEKILKARDIDTTISAQHFGHAVRAIKNQLTRDFEQAEKDAFKQEDPDLEIFEQMGAGALAKAVVHGDVEGGSVMAGQIAGLVSKEETVEEILKDLYYGAAKKIQEEASRWAGVVRND from the coding sequence ATGAAAACACGTATTACAGAATTATTGAACATTGATTATCCTATTTTTCAAGGAGGAATGGCCTGGGTTGCAGACGGTGACTTGGCTGGTGCAGTATCAAAAGCTGGTGGTCTAGGAATCATCGGTGGTGGGAATGCACCTAAAGAGGTCGTAAAGGCTAATATCGATAAAATCAAATCACTTACGGATAAACCTTTTGGTGTCAACATCATGCTCTTGTCACCTTTTGTAGAAGACATCGTTGATCTCGTGATTGAAGAAGGAGTCAAGGTGGTTACAACTGGTGCAGGAAATCCAAGTAAATACATGACTCGTTTCCATGATGCAGGAATTACAGTTATTCCTGTTGTTCCAAGTGTTGCTTTGGCAAAACGCATGGAAAAAATTGGTGCAGATGCAGTTATTGCAGAGGGAATGGAAGCCGGTGGACATATTGGTAAATTAACAACGATGACCTTGGTTCGCCAAGTTGCTGCAGCTGTTTCAATTCCGGTTATCGCAGCTGGAGGAATTGCGGACGGTGAAGGTGTCGCTGCAGGCTTTATGCTTGGTGCTGAGGCCGTTCAAGTTGGTACGCGTTTCGTAGTAGCCAAGGAATCTAACGCCCATCCAAAATACAAGGAAAAAATCTTAAAAGCGCGTGATATCGATACGACTATTTCAGCTCAACATTTTGGACATGCTGTTCGCGCCATTAAAAATCAGTTGACTCGTGACTTTGAACAGGCTGAAAAGGATGCCTTTAAACAAGAAGATCCAGATTTAGAAATCTTTGAACAAATGGGAGCTGGTGCTCTTGCTAAAGCCGTTGTTCATGGAGATGTAGAAGGTGGATCCGTCATGGCAGGTCAGATCGCTGGTTTGGTTTCTAAAGAGGAAACTGTCGAAGAAATCCTAAAAGATCTATACTATGGCGCAGCCAAGAAAATTCAAGAAGAAGCCTCTCGTTGGGCAGGAGTTGTAAGAAATGACTAA
- a CDS encoding acyl carrier protein: MAVFEKVQEIIVEELGKDASEVTLESTFDDLDADSLDLFQVISEIEDAFDIQIEAEDNLKTVGDLVAYVEEQTK, translated from the coding sequence ATGGCAGTATTTGAAAAAGTACAAGAAATTATCGTTGAAGAACTTGGGAAAGACGCATCAGAAGTAACACTTGAATCAACTTTTGATGATTTGGATGCAGATTCATTGGACTTGTTCCAAGTAATCTCTGAAATCGAAGATGCTTTCGATATCCAAATCGAAGCAGAAGATAATTTGAAAACAGTTGGTGACTTGGTTGCCTACGTTGAAGAGCAAACAAAATAA
- a CDS encoding beta-ketoacyl-ACP synthase III, with protein sequence MAFAKISQVAHYVPEQVVTNHDLAQIMDTNDEWISSRTGIKQRHISKTESTSDLATEVAKSLLAKGSLTADQIDFIIVATITPDSMMPSTAARVQANIGAHRAFAFDLTAACSGFVFALSTAEKFLSSGQFKKGIVIGAETLSKAVDWSDRSTAVLFGDGAGGVLLEASETRHFLVDSLYTDGSRSECLTYGQTALASPFSEQEVVPAFLKMDGRAVFDFANRDVARSIKETIENGPIAASELDYLLLHQANIRILDKMAKKIGVDRDKLPANMMEYGNTSAASIPILLSECVENGMIRLDGSQTILLSGFGGGLTWGTLILTI encoded by the coding sequence ATGGCTTTTGCAAAAATAAGCCAGGTTGCTCATTATGTTCCAGAGCAAGTGGTCACTAATCATGACTTAGCCCAAATCATGGACACAAACGATGAGTGGATTTCAAGTCGGACAGGAATTAAACAAAGACATATCTCAAAAACAGAGTCTACAAGTGATTTGGCGACAGAAGTAGCTAAGAGCTTGTTGGCTAAAGGGAGCTTAACAGCGGATCAGATTGATTTTATTATTGTAGCGACGATTACTCCAGACTCGATGATGCCTTCCACAGCAGCTCGAGTTCAGGCAAATATCGGAGCGCATAGAGCTTTCGCCTTTGATCTGACAGCAGCTTGCAGTGGCTTTGTATTTGCTCTCTCAACTGCAGAAAAGTTTTTAAGTTCTGGACAGTTCAAAAAAGGGATTGTTATCGGGGCTGAGACCTTGTCCAAGGCAGTTGATTGGTCAGATCGTTCGACAGCTGTTCTCTTTGGAGATGGAGCTGGTGGGGTTCTCTTGGAAGCGAGCGAAACACGTCACTTCCTTGTGGATAGTCTCTATACAGATGGCTCTCGGAGCGAGTGTTTGACCTATGGTCAAACGGCTTTGGCTTCTCCTTTCTCGGAACAAGAAGTAGTTCCTGCTTTTTTGAAAATGGATGGACGAGCAGTTTTTGATTTTGCAAATCGTGATGTTGCTAGGTCGATCAAAGAAACCATTGAAAATGGTCCAATCGCAGCATCGGAATTGGATTATCTCCTGCTTCATCAGGCAAATATCCGCATTTTGGATAAGATGGCTAAGAAGATCGGTGTTGACCGAGACAAACTTCCTGCCAATATGATGGAGTATGGAAATACCAGTGCAGCAAGTATCCCGATTTTGCTCTCAGAGTGTGTGGAGAATGGTATGATTCGTTTAGATGGTAGCCAGACGATTCTCCTATCAGGCTTCGGTGGAGGTTTGACATGGGGCACACTCATTCTTACAATCTAG
- the fabT gene encoding fatty acid biosynthesis transcriptional regulator FabT, with amino-acid sequence MDYQQVNDYLTSIFNNVLVIEEVSLRGSRFKDISIKEMHTIDVIGKFPEATPSKVSKELMVTLGTVTTSLNNLERKGYIERIRSDQDRRVVYLHLTKQGRLVHRLHKRFHKAMVEKIIDGMSPEEKEVMGRGLTNLYQFLEDLK; translated from the coding sequence TTGGACTACCAACAAGTAAATGATTATCTAACATCTATTTTTAATAATGTCCTTGTGATCGAGGAGGTTAGCTTACGAGGTAGTCGATTCAAAGACATCTCCATCAAAGAAATGCACACGATCGATGTGATTGGGAAGTTCCCGGAGGCAACGCCAAGTAAGGTTTCCAAAGAACTGATGGTAACTCTTGGAACAGTGACGACGAGTTTGAATAACCTGGAGAGAAAAGGTTATATTGAGCGTATTCGTTCTGACCAAGACCGTCGAGTGGTCTATCTGCATTTGACAAAGCAAGGTCGTTTGGTTCACCGTCTTCATAAACGATTCCACAAGGCTATGGTCGAAAAAATCATCGATGGCATGAGCCCTGAGGAAAAAGAAGTCATGGGCAGAGGCTTAACGAACCTTTATCAATTTTTGGAGGATTTGAAATAA
- a CDS encoding enoyl-CoA hydratase yields MNHILYQIVDDLAIITLNRPEVANGFHIPMCEEILEALTLAEQDQAVQFILINANGKVFSVGGDLVEMKRAVDEDDIPSLNKIAELVNTISFKIKQIPKPVLMEVDGAVAGAAANMAVAVDFCLATDKAKFIQAFVGVGLAPDAGGIHLLSRSIGVTRAAQLAMTGEALTAEKALEWGVVYRVCEVDKLEKTREQVLKKLRRGSANSYAAIKKLVWESQFKDWQNYAELELELQESLSLTEDFKEGVRAHSERRRPKFSGK; encoded by the coding sequence ATGAATCATATCCTATATCAGATCGTAGATGATCTTGCTATCATTACTTTGAATCGTCCCGAAGTGGCAAATGGTTTCCATATACCAATGTGTGAGGAAATTTTAGAAGCTTTGACCCTAGCAGAGCAGGATCAAGCTGTGCAGTTCATCTTGATTAATGCGAATGGGAAGGTCTTTTCAGTTGGAGGAGACTTGGTTGAGATGAAACGCGCAGTGGACGAAGATGATATCCCTTCTTTGAATAAGATTGCAGAATTAGTCAATACAATTTCTTTTAAAATCAAGCAAATTCCAAAACCTGTTTTGATGGAAGTAGATGGAGCGGTTGCTGGTGCCGCAGCAAATATGGCAGTAGCAGTTGATTTTTGTTTGGCGACTGACAAGGCAAAATTCATTCAAGCCTTTGTTGGAGTTGGCTTGGCACCAGACGCTGGTGGGATTCATCTCTTGAGTCGTAGTATCGGGGTAACACGAGCTGCACAACTTGCCATGACAGGAGAAGCCTTGACTGCTGAAAAAGCGCTAGAATGGGGCGTGGTATACCGTGTTTGTGAAGTTGACAAATTAGAAAAAACAAGAGAACAAGTTCTGAAAAAATTAAGAAGAGGTTCAGCAAACTCATACGCAGCGATTAAAAAGCTAGTTTGGGAAAGTCAATTTAAGGATTGGCAGAATTATGCTGAATTAGAATTGGAATTACAAGAATCGTTATCTTTAACTGAAGATTTTAAAGAAGGAGTTCGAGCGCATTCTGAAAGAAGAAGACCAAAATTTTCAGGAAAATAA